The sequence CAACCCGCCGGTGCCCCTCTCGGTGTCCGCCCGCGTGCTCTCCGGAGAATCCGTGGCGGTGCCGATCCCGTTGGATGGGATCGACCCGGACGGGGACTCCGTCACCCTGGAGGGCGTGCAGTCCCCGCCCTCCCAGGGATCCGTGCGCATGGAGAAGGGCCGGATGATCTACACCGCCTCTGGCGCCGCCACAGGTTCCGACGTCTTCACCTACTCGGCCGTGGACCGGCTGGGGGCCCGTGCCACCGGTACCGTGACCATCGGCATCGCCCAGCCGCTGAGCACGAACCATCCGCCGGTCGCTTTGGATGACTCGGTCGAGGTCCGGCCCGGTCGCACCTTCACCACGAACGTCCTGGCCAACGACGCCGATCCTGATGGCGATCAGGTGGCCCTGGTGCAGGGGCGATTCGCTCCCAGTCAGCCAGAGGTGCCGGTGGACATCGTGGATGGACGGGTCCGCGTGGTCACCCCGGAGACCGAGGGTTTCCTCAACATCGGCTACACCATCGCCGACCCCGCCGGCGCCACCGCTACGGCCAATCTCTCCATCCGCGTGGATGAGGAAGCCCCGCTCATGCCGCCCATCGCCCGCGACGACCTCGTCGGGGTCGAGGAGATCGACGGCCGGGAGCAGATCTCCGTCTCGGTCCTGGACAACGATGAGGATCCGGACGGCGCCGTGGAGGAACTCGAACTCGGCGTGGATGAGGCCGCCCAGACGGCCGGTGCCCGGGTGGAAAGCTCCAATGTGGTCGTCCCCGTGCAATCGGCAGCACAGGTCATCATGTACTCGGTGACGGACGTGGACGGCGGGGTGGGCCGGGCCTTCATCCTGGTCCCGGGCAATGACCACCGCGCCCCGTGGCTGACCACCACCGATCCGCTGCGCGTGGTAGCCGGTGAGGAACTCCGCGTGGACCTGACCGACCACATCGGTGTCCGCGACGGCCGTACGCCACGGCTGACTGATGACAGCTCGGCGTCCGCCACCCCCGCGACCGCCGCGTTCACCGTGGGATCGGCCACCGAGGTCCGGTTCACCGCCCCGGCCGACTACGCCGGTGGTGCGTCGGTCAACGTGACGGTGACTGATGGCGAGGATGGCTCGGACCCGAACGGGCTGGTGTCCACGCTGTCCATCCCCATCATCGTCGAGCCGCGTCCGGACGAGAACAATCCGCCGACAGTGCAGTCCAGCTCGCTGCAGATCGAGCAGGGCGGCGACCCCGTGACCCTGGACCTCAGCCCGCTGGCCACGGATCCCGACGGCGACGAACTGACCTTCTCCCGCGGTCAGGTCAGCGGCGAGTTCGCAGCCGAACTCGATGGGACCGAGCTGACGGTGACCCCCTCCTCCAACGCCGAGCGGGGCACGGCGGGCACCGTGGCGTTCACGGTGTCCGACGGCGAGGCTGAGCCCGTCACCGCAGAGATCACCGTCGACGTGGTGGGCACCTCCCGGGAGCTCCCGCGCGCCCTCGATGACGAGATCCCGGATGCCCGGTCCGGCGAACCCGTCACGGTCAACGTGCTGGAGAACGACATCAACCCGTTCGAGGGTGAGGCGCCGTTGACCGTGACCGCAGCTCAGGTGGTGACGGGCGAGGGCACCGCCGCGACGGACGGCTCCACCGTGACCGTCACCCCGGGGCAGGACTACTCGGGCCGGATGCAGGTGACCTACACGATCCAGGATCTGACGGCAGACCCCACCCGGGAGGTCCAGGGCAACATCACCGTGATCGTTAAAGGCCGTCCGGACGTCCCGGGCGTTCCCCGGATCGAGTCGGTGGATGACCAGACGGTCGAGCTGTCCTGGGCCGCCCCGCCGGACAACGGCGATCCGATCACCGGGTACACCGTGACGGACACGACCACCGGCTCCACCCAGCAGTGCTCCTCCACCGCGTGTTCCATCACCGACCTGGAGAACGCCGTGGAACACCGCTTCACGGTGACGGCCACCAACGGCGTGGGCGAATCGGACGATTCGGGCCTCTCGGCGCCGGCCATTCCGGACGTGCGTCCCGAGCAGCCGGCTCCGCCCACCGTGGACGCCGGTGACGGGCTCGTCACGGTGCAGTGGACGCCGCCGGTCAACCGCGGCTCGGCCATCACGGACTATCGCGTGCAATTGAGCCCGGCACCGCCCGGTGGCGGCCTGCGCTCGGCCGGTGCCGGGACGTCCTTGAGCTGGGACGGCCTCACCAACGGGGTGGACTACCAGTTCCGCATCCAGGCCGTGAACCAGGCCGATGAGCCGTCTGAGTGGTCAGGGTGGTCGGTGGCCGCGACCCCGGCCGGCAAGCCCCTCGCCCCCGGCACTCCTTCGGCGGTCCGGGACACCTCAGCTGTGGACGGCGGCGTGGTCCGGTTGATCTGGTCCGCCGCGAATGACAATGGTGCTGCCCTGCGCGACTACACGGTCACGGCACATTCCGGCAGCTCGAGTCAGTCCCGCACTGTGGGGGCGGGGACCACGTCGATGAACTGGTCCGGACTGGACAAGTCCACCGCTTACACCTTCTCCGTGGTGGCACGGAACGCCGAGGGCACCTCCCCGTCGTCCGGACGGTCCGCGGCGGTCACCCCCTATGGGCTACCCGGTGCCGTGAGCGGGCTGACCACCTCTCCCACGGGAGCCAACCGCGAACTGGACATCTCCTTCTCGGGGGCGGCGAGCAACGGCTCGCCGGTCTCCTACCAGTACTCCCTTGGCAGCGGGTGGGCGTCCCTCGGGACCTCGACGTCTTCCACCATCACGGTTCCGGCCAACGGGTCCACCTACCAACTGAGTGTCCGCGCCACGAACGCTGCCGGCGCCGGCGACTCGCGGACCGTCTCCACCCAGGTGGCCTACGGGCCGTTCGCCATGCCCACCATCCGCGCCACGCCCCAGGTCGGCAGCGTGAAGTTCACCTGGAGCCCGACGAACACCTCGACCATCGGCAACGGACGGTCCGTGACCGTCACGCCGAAGGTCGACTCCACCACCGTGGACAACAACGGTTCCTTCACGACGGCGCGGACGCGGGAGGCCACGTCCTCCACGTTGACCATTCAGGTTTGTGTCACCGGGACCTCCACGTGCGAAACGGTGACCCAATCGGGGACATCCCTGGCCATCCCGGATCCCTCCGTCAGCATTACCCGCGGTGGCAGCGCGGCCAGTTATGCCCGGTGCAGCACCGGCGAGTTCACGGACTGCTGGCTGACTGACAAGACCTTCTCCAACTTCGATCCGGGTACCACGATCGAGTACACGTGCACCGCGGTCGGCTCGTCCACCACGGAACGGCCGGGTGAGGTGTTCACGTTCGGTGAGTACTCCACCACGGTCGGGTCTAACGGCAGTGCCAGCCTGTCGGACACGACATGCATCGCCCACGACGGGCACCGGCAGATCTGGCTGGACCTGACGAGCCACGGCATCGAATCGAACCGCCTGCAGGGACCTGGCGACTGAGGTCTCTGCGTGACATGCGCGGGCCCGAGGTGCATCCACCGCCTAGGCTGTCTCGGGTGAGCAATTCGGATACCCAGTCCACCCCGGAGGCCCTGGCCGCCCTCCCGCTGCGCGAGAACTTGCGGGGCCTGAGCCCCTATGGCGCCCCGCAGCTGGAGGTGCCCGTCACGTTGAACACCAACGAGAACACGCATCCGGTGCCGGACGAGGTGGTGGAGGCCATCGCCGCATCGGTGGCCGAGGCCGCCGTGACCCTGAACCGCTATCCGGACCGCGAGTTCACCGAGCTGCGCAAGCGGTTGTCCGAGTACCTGGGCCACGGGCTTTCCGAGACACAGCTCTGGGCCGCCAACGGCTCCAACGAGATCCTGCAGCAGTTGCTCCAGGCCTTCGGCGGCCCCGGACGCACCGTCATGGGCTTCCCGCCCACCTACTCCATGTACCCGCTGCTGGCCGCTGGGACGGACACCGGCTACTTGGCCGGTGTGCGCGGGGAGAACTTCTCCCTGTCGGCCGCCTCAGCCGCACGGCAGGTGGCGGAGCACCGGCCGAACGTAGTGCTGCTGTGCTCTCCGAACAATCCCACCGGCACGGCCCTCGGCCTGGATGTGGTCGAGGCCGTCTACGAGGCGGCCGAGGCCCACCAGGGCATGGTCGTCGTGGACGAGGCATACGCCGAGTTCGCCCTCGCCGGCACCGAATCGGCGCTGTCCCTGTTGACGGGCCGGCCACGGCTCGTGGTGACCCGCACCATGTCCAAGGCCTTCGCCCTGGCCGGTGCCCGGCTCGGTTACCTGGCCGCCGCACCCGAGGTCACCGACGCCCTGCGCCTGGTGCGGCTGCCCTACCACCTTTCCGCGGTGGCCCAGGCGACGGCCAACGCCGCACTGCAGCACTACGACGTGCTGTTGGAGACCGTCGAGGACATCAAACGCCAGCGGGATCGGATCGTTGAGGGCCTGCGCGCCCTGGGTCTTGATCCGGCCGTCTCGGACTCCAACTTCGTGTTCTTCGGCGGACTCGGGGATGCCCATGCTGTATGGCAGGGACTGCTGGACCGCGGCGTGCTGGTGCGCGACGTCGGCATCGCCCACCACCTGCGCGTCACCGCCGGTACCGAGGCCGAGACCACGGCCTTCCTGGACGCCCTGCGCGAGGTGATGACCGGAGCCTGAGTATTCGGGCGTGTATCTTACACGGCACCTCTATACTGAAGCGGGTGACCGGCTTCGGGCACACGTGGCTCGAATTTGACGGGGAGTACGGTGGCGCGCAGGGGCTGGAAGGCGATCAAGGCCCCGGTGACGTTCTCCGCCGTGGGTGCCGTGGTGGCCACCGGAGCCTTTCTCTATCCCGGCTTCGAGACCGCGGAACTCGATCTGCATGACGGCGGCATCTGGGTCACCTATGACGAGGGCGGCTACGTCGGCCACCTGAACTACGAGTCCACCACCCTGGACGGCGGCCTGAAACCGCCAGTCGATCACTTCGACCTGCATCAGCAGGACGGGACGGTCCTGATGCTGGATCCCGCATCCGGCGCCCTCACCAGCATCGATCCTTCCGCGATGGCCGTCGGAGACCAGGTCATGATGCCCGCGACCGACGGGTTTGCCCTCGGTGGAGGCGTCGTGTCCGCGAGCAATCCGGCCGAGGGTACAGTGTTCGCCGGCACGGTGGACCCGTCTCCCCAGATCTCCGGCGAGGACCCCTTGTATGAGGGCGAGGGCACCGTGGCTTCCACCACCACCCTGGAGGGCCACGTCCTGATCGCGGACCTGCACGAGGGGATGGTGCACCGCTACGAGAGACCGGACACCGCCGGCGCAGCGTTCGAGGAGACCGACCAGAAGAGCATCGACGGCCTGGCCGAGATGTCCGAGCCCGCCATGACCGCCGCCGGGGACGTACCCGTGGCGGTGGACTCCACCGCCGGCCAGCTGTCCTGGCCCGGGCACTCGATCCAGGACGACCGCCTCATCGGGGCACTGCCGCAGCCGGCAGGTCCCGCTTCAAACCATGTGGCCCTGTCCACCGGCCGCAGCCTGCTCTCCGTAGATCTGGGCAGCGGCGAGGTGACCTCGCTGCCGCTGACCGATCCGGCGGATACGGGGGCCGGCTCGGCGCAGCCCGGCGGAAGCACCGGCACCGGAGGCGTCACGGCGCCGGTACAGGTCAACGGCTGCACTCACGCTGCCTCGGCGCAGACCGGCCAGTACTTACGTGATTGTGACGGTGAGGCGCAGGACGAGATCGTCCCCATCCCCGAGTTCCAGGCGGGATCCGAGCTGGTGTTCCGGGTGAACCGGGACCGGGTGGTGCTCAATGACACGGGTGCCGGAACCGCCTGGATGGTCCTGGAGCAGATGAAGGTGGTCTCCAACTGGGACGACCTGGAACCACCGAAGGGTGAGGGCTCCGAAGAGGACGAGGAATCGGACGAGGTCACACAGCAGACCGTCCTTCCGGACCGGCAGGACGAGAACCGGCCGCCCGTGGCCACGGACGACTCCTTCGGCGTCCGGGCCGGCCGGACCACGCAGCTGCCGGTGTTGTTCAACGACTCGGACCCTGACGGCGACGTCCTGACGGCCAGGCTGGACGGTGACCAGCCCGGCGTCGGAACGGTGCAGCGCATCCTGGATGGCGTGGGGATGCAGATCGTGGTCCTGGAGTCCGCCAGCGGCTCGGAGGCGATCACCTACATCGCCGACGACGGCCGGCAGGGGACGGACACCGCCCAGGTCAACCTGCGCGTGGTGCCGGATTCGGAGAACAGTGCCCCGACGCAGGAACGGGTGCCGGTGTTGCGCGTGCCGGCCGGTGAGTCCGTGACCGCCCAGGTGTTGACCGACTGGCTGGATCCGGATGGCGATGACCTGCAGCTCACCGGTGCCGCAGCCGATGACCCGGACTCGGTCCGGACCCGTCCGGACGGTCAGCTGACCTTCCAGGACAACACGGGGGACCCCGGCACCCGCGAGATCCAGGTGACCGTCTCCGATGGGCGTGAGACCACCACCGGGACCGCCCAGATCGAGGTGCTGGAACGGGGCGGCATCCAACCCCCGGTCACCCAGGCCGACCATGTCACGGTCCAGGCCGGACAGGACGGCACCCTGCAACCGCTGGAGAATGACGAGGACCCGCTCGGCGGCCAGCTGCGCCTGGCTTACGTGAGCACGCTGCCGGAACTGGAGGTCTCCTACAGCACCACGGCGGGGACCGTGCAGATCGCCGGGGCCGCCCCGGGCACCTACTACCTCGAATACGTGGCCGCCAACGAGTTCGATTCCGCACCGGGGCTGATCCGCGTGGACGTGTTACCCGAGGGGGAGGACGGCGGCTTGCCGGTGGCCGTTCGGGACACCGCGCTGCTGCCCGCCGGCGGGGACGTGCTGGTCAACGTGCTCGGCAATGACACCGATCCGGCCGGAGGCCTGCTGGTCGTCCAGGGGGTCGAGGGCCTCAGCGGTGCCGAAGGCAATGCCTCACCCATCACGGTGGCGGTCGAGGACTTCAACCACGTCCGGGTGGTGGACAGTGGCGGACTGAGCGGGCCCATCACGTTCACGTACCGGGTGGCCAACGCCCGGGGCACGTCCACGGGGGAGGTGACCGTGGTTCCCCTGCCGTCCCCGGAGGTCCTCCAGCCTCCCGTGGCCACGGCGGACTCGGCGACGGTGCGGGCGGGGGACATCGTCACCGTAGATGTGCTGGCGAACGATTCGCATCCCAACCATGGCGACCTCACGCTGGAACCGGACCTGGTGGAGGAACCGGGCGAGGGGAGGGGACAGGCCTTCGTCTCCGGTGGCATGCTGCGGTACCGGGCCGGCAACGAGGCCGGCCGAGTCAACGTCTCCTATGAGGTCGGCGGTCCCGATGGCCAGAAAGCCTCTGCCCCGGTGGAGTTCACCGTGACGCCCATGGACCGCGCCGCGAACAATCCGCCCGTGCCACCGTCGGTCCAAGCCCGGGTCCTGGCCGGCAACGCCGTGACCGTGCCGGTCAACCTCAACGGCACCGACCCGGACGGAGATTCGGTGACCCTGGTGGGCGTGCAGTCCCCGCCGACCCAGGGGTCGGTGCGGATGGAGGAGGGGAGACTCATCTACACGGCGACCGAGTCCGCTGCGGGCACGGACACGTTCACCTATCAGGTCGTCGACCGGCTGGGGGCCATCGCCACCGGCACCGTGTCGGTGGGCATCGCCCAGCCCCCGACCGTGAACCACCCTCCCGTGGCCCTGGACGATTCCGTGCAGGTCCGGCCGGGCCGCACCTTCACCACCAATGTGCTGGTCAACGACGCCGACCCGGATGGGGACCCGGTCGCCCTGGTCGAGGGCGGGTTCCAGTCCTCAGTGCCGGACACGGCCGTGGAGATCGTCGACGGCCTGGTGCGGGTCACCGCCCCGGAACAGGCCGGCCACCTGAACCTGCAGTACACGATCGCGGATCCGGCCGGCGCCACGGACACCGGCAACCTGTCCATCGGGATCGACCCCGATGCGCCGCTCATGCCGCCGATCGCTCGGGATGATGCGGTCGGTGTGGAGCAGATCGCCGATCAGCAGCAGGTGGCAGTCCCCGTGCTGACCAACGACGAGGACCCGGACGGCGACGTCGGGGACCTGGAGATCTCCCTCGATCCCGCCGCAGAGGCCGCGGGGGCCAGGGTCCAGGCGGACGAGGTGGTGGTGCCCGTCGCCCAGGACGCCCAGACCCTGATGTACACGGTCACCGACGTGGACGGCGGCACCGGCCACGCCTTCATCCTGATTCCCGGCCAGGATGCCCGGGCTCCCTGGCTGACCCTCGAGGAGCCTCTGGAGGTGATGGCCGGGGACCCGCTCCGGGTGGACCTGACGGACCACATCGGCGTCCGGGACGGTCGCACTCCGCAGTTGAC comes from Citricoccus muralis and encodes:
- a CDS encoding Ig-like domain-containing protein, encoding MGNKRKQLKSVATPVAFSAIGALVATGAFLYPGFDTADLELHDSGVWVTHNSGGYVGHLNHESTILDGGFRPPMEGVELHQEDATALMLDPASGALTSIDTTSMVAGDQIMLPATQDFALGASVISASNPSEGTVYAGTVDPSPQISTDEPLYEAEGAVTSTTTVEGEVLVADLGQDTVVTFGAEDDQPGALVETGRDGVEGLSGLQEPQLVAVGDVPVVVDPASGTLSWPGHSVQDERLVGAVPQPSGPEAERLALSTERDLFTVALSNGGIQTMSVTPPTDTSAGSTTPAGADGGVAATAPVRVAGCLHAASAVTGHYVQDCDGEERDQIVPIPDLQSGAELVFRVNRDVVVLNDTMSGTNWMVLDQMKVVANWDDLEPPKGEGEETEEESDEVTQETALPERQEENRPPVAEDDSFGVRPGRTTQLPVLFNDSDPDGDVLTASLEGDQPPVGTVQEIIDGIGMQIVVPESASGRAEVTYAADDGRGGTDTAQISLRVVPDSENRGPTQERKAVLRVPAGESVTSQVLTDWIDPDGDDLQLVGALAEEPDTVRTRPDGQLTFQDNTGEAGRRDIQVSVSDGRETTTGTVQIEVLERGSVHPPITQADHVTVQAGQEITFYPLENDTDPLGGQLRLAQVAAAENAEIDYSAAGGSVQWSSDVADTYYVEYLAANEYDSAPGLIRVDVVKSEESSGLPVAVRDIALLPAGGQTLVNVLGNDTDPTGGVLLVQGVQDATTESGASAPLKLAVEDFNHIRVVDTGGMTGPATFTYSVSNAQGTAQGEVTVVPLPEPEVMQPPIAVADTANVRVGDVVTIDALANDTHPNQEELTLVPELERQVAEDRGIGFVSDGKVRFRAGSEPGRATLAYTVRAPDGQEASATVEITMVPMDRESNNPPVPLSVSARVLSGESVAVPIPLDGIDPDGDSVTLEGVQSPPSQGSVRMEKGRMIYTASGAATGSDVFTYSAVDRLGARATGTVTIGIAQPLSTNHPPVALDDSVEVRPGRTFTTNVLANDADPDGDQVALVQGRFAPSQPEVPVDIVDGRVRVVTPETEGFLNIGYTIADPAGATATANLSIRVDEEAPLMPPIARDDLVGVEEIDGREQISVSVLDNDEDPDGAVEELELGVDEAAQTAGARVESSNVVVPVQSAAQVIMYSVTDVDGGVGRAFILVPGNDHRAPWLTTTDPLRVVAGEELRVDLTDHIGVRDGRTPRLTDDSSASATPATAAFTVGSATEVRFTAPADYAGGASVNVTVTDGEDGSDPNGLVSTLSIPIIVEPRPDENNPPTVQSSSLQIEQGGDPVTLDLSPLATDPDGDELTFSRGQVSGEFAAELDGTELTVTPSSNAERGTAGTVAFTVSDGEAEPVTAEITVDVVGTSRELPRALDDEIPDARSGEPVTVNVLENDINPFEGEAPLTVTAAQVVTGEGTAATDGSTVTVTPGQDYSGRMQVTYTIQDLTADPTREVQGNITVIVKGRPDVPGVPRIESVDDQTVELSWAAPPDNGDPITGYTVTDTTTGSTQQCSSTACSITDLENAVEHRFTVTATNGVGESDDSGLSAPAIPDVRPEQPAPPTVDAGDGLVTVQWTPPVNRGSAITDYRVQLSPAPPGGGLRSAGAGTSLSWDGLTNGVDYQFRIQAVNQADEPSEWSGWSVAATPAGKPLAPGTPSAVRDTSAVDGGVVRLIWSAANDNGAALRDYTVTAHSGSSSQSRTVGAGTTSMNWSGLDKSTAYTFSVVARNAEGTSPSSGRSAAVTPYGLPGAVSGLTTSPTGANRELDISFSGAASNGSPVSYQYSLGSGWASLGTSTSSTITVPANGSTYQLSVRATNAAGAGDSRTVSTQVAYGPFAMPTIRATPQVGSVKFTWSPTNTSTIGNGRSVTVTPKVDSTTVDNNGSFTTARTREATSSTLTIQVCVTGTSTCETVTQSGTSLAIPDPSVSITRGGSAASYARCSTGEFTDCWLTDKTFSNFDPGTTIEYTCTAVGSSTTERPGEVFTFGEYSTTVGSNGSASLSDTTCIAHDGHRQIWLDLTSHGIESNRLQGPGD
- a CDS encoding histidinol-phosphate transaminase, with the protein product MSNSDTQSTPEALAALPLRENLRGLSPYGAPQLEVPVTLNTNENTHPVPDEVVEAIAASVAEAAVTLNRYPDREFTELRKRLSEYLGHGLSETQLWAANGSNEILQQLLQAFGGPGRTVMGFPPTYSMYPLLAAGTDTGYLAGVRGENFSLSAASAARQVAEHRPNVVLLCSPNNPTGTALGLDVVEAVYEAAEAHQGMVVVDEAYAEFALAGTESALSLLTGRPRLVVTRTMSKAFALAGARLGYLAAAPEVTDALRLVRLPYHLSAVAQATANAALQHYDVLLETVEDIKRQRDRIVEGLRALGLDPAVSDSNFVFFGGLGDAHAVWQGLLDRGVLVRDVGIAHHLRVTAGTEAETTAFLDALREVMTGA
- a CDS encoding Ig-like domain-containing protein — protein: MARRGWKAIKAPVTFSAVGAVVATGAFLYPGFETAELDLHDGGIWVTYDEGGYVGHLNYESTTLDGGLKPPVDHFDLHQQDGTVLMLDPASGALTSIDPSAMAVGDQVMMPATDGFALGGGVVSASNPAEGTVFAGTVDPSPQISGEDPLYEGEGTVASTTTLEGHVLIADLHEGMVHRYERPDTAGAAFEETDQKSIDGLAEMSEPAMTAAGDVPVAVDSTAGQLSWPGHSIQDDRLIGALPQPAGPASNHVALSTGRSLLSVDLGSGEVTSLPLTDPADTGAGSAQPGGSTGTGGVTAPVQVNGCTHAASAQTGQYLRDCDGEAQDEIVPIPEFQAGSELVFRVNRDRVVLNDTGAGTAWMVLEQMKVVSNWDDLEPPKGEGSEEDEESDEVTQQTVLPDRQDENRPPVATDDSFGVRAGRTTQLPVLFNDSDPDGDVLTARLDGDQPGVGTVQRILDGVGMQIVVLESASGSEAITYIADDGRQGTDTAQVNLRVVPDSENSAPTQERVPVLRVPAGESVTAQVLTDWLDPDGDDLQLTGAAADDPDSVRTRPDGQLTFQDNTGDPGTREIQVTVSDGRETTTGTAQIEVLERGGIQPPVTQADHVTVQAGQDGTLQPLENDEDPLGGQLRLAYVSTLPELEVSYSTTAGTVQIAGAAPGTYYLEYVAANEFDSAPGLIRVDVLPEGEDGGLPVAVRDTALLPAGGDVLVNVLGNDTDPAGGLLVVQGVEGLSGAEGNASPITVAVEDFNHVRVVDSGGLSGPITFTYRVANARGTSTGEVTVVPLPSPEVLQPPVATADSATVRAGDIVTVDVLANDSHPNHGDLTLEPDLVEEPGEGRGQAFVSGGMLRYRAGNEAGRVNVSYEVGGPDGQKASAPVEFTVTPMDRAANNPPVPPSVQARVLAGNAVTVPVNLNGTDPDGDSVTLVGVQSPPTQGSVRMEEGRLIYTATESAAGTDTFTYQVVDRLGAIATGTVSVGIAQPPTVNHPPVALDDSVQVRPGRTFTTNVLVNDADPDGDPVALVEGGFQSSVPDTAVEIVDGLVRVTAPEQAGHLNLQYTIADPAGATDTGNLSIGIDPDAPLMPPIARDDAVGVEQIADQQQVAVPVLTNDEDPDGDVGDLEISLDPAAEAAGARVQADEVVVPVAQDAQTLMYTVTDVDGGTGHAFILIPGQDARAPWLTLEEPLEVMAGDPLRVDLTDHIGVRDGRTPQLTGDDAAAAAPASARLDIGSATEVTFTSDPGYAGSASINVSVTDGEGGGDPNGLVSTLSLPISVVPRPDQNNPPTVQSSSLEVEQGGDPATLDLAPLARDPDGDDLTLALGTVSGEIAAELTGTVLTVTPSSNAERGTSGSVGFTVSDGETDPVPAEISVQVVGTSRPAPLALDDEVPDGRAGEPVTVDVLANDVNPFADEGPLTVISATVTTGSGTAATDGTTVTITPDADYSGRMQVTYGIEDITGDSARQAQGTVTVVVKGAPGAPGVPRIEGVEDSEVSLSWAAPPDNGAPITGYTMTDTTTGVTQACAATACTITGLTNAVEHRFSVTATNEVGESEASGPSAPAVPDVRPEMPAAPAPIAGDGAVDLAWTVPENRGSAITSYRVQVSPALSGSATRSTGAGTSLRWDGLGNGVPYRFRLQAVNQAEEPSEWSAWSTDAVPAGKPFAPGTPSAVKDESVVHGGVVRVAWSAADDNGSALEGYTVRAHAGGSVVGTKLVGPGTTSLDWSGLDKSTAYSFSVVATNGEGDSPASGQSASVTPFGRPGPISGLTTSATGADRKLDISFSGAASNGSPVSYEYSLGSGWSSLGTATSSTVTVPANGSSYSLTVRAKNAAGVGTSQKVSTATAYGPLKPPEIMPVVAEGLVQFHWGTDTNTAGNGRNATMSATVNGSRVQNSGRYASEWVRESTRYTLKVTVCADGDCASSESTVSSITVPPPSIQFSLGAPFGDPEACGAGSAYKNCHYTKVNASGFEPNQYVSGGTCYGIRSDNGQVGTWEQGNVDFTVDGQGKLIDGNVGCWPHDLYREAWIEIAGLESNHIRGPW